The following coding sequences are from one Trichoplusia ni isolate ovarian cell line Hi5 unplaced genomic scaffold, tn1 tig00004047, whole genome shotgun sequence window:
- the LOC113508180 gene encoding nischarin-like, giving the protein NSTFFCQQKWKKLSLINFASNNIQIVDWAIRLVPKLQHLSLSSNKLKELCDISCLHELRVLNLSMNSFSACENWHAKIGNIVKIDLSQNKVESLRGFSRLYSLESLDLSCNIITDVEEVQHICNLPCLEYLWLTANPVASSIDYRVKVIEQFNARMTELCLDNEKASEKELDTARVLQALRVVKEGKTPSFLQNNNTTHSFHKS; this is encoded by the coding sequence AATTCTACTTTCTTTTGTCAACAGAAATGGAAGAAGCTATCACTGATAAACTTCGCGAGCAACAACATACAGATCGTGGACTGGGCAATAAGACTCGTCCCGAAACTACAGCACCTCAGCCTCAGCTCGAACAAGCTAAAGGAACTGTGCGACATCTCCTGTCTCCACGAACTCCGAGTCCTGAACCTCTCCATGAACAGCTTCTCGGCCTGCGAGAACTGGCACGCGAAGATCGGCAACATAGTCAAAATAGATCTGTCACAGAACAAAGTGGAAAGTCTTCGCGGTTTCTCCAGACTCTATTCATTAGAAAGCCTCGATCTAAGCTGTAATATCATAACAGATGTCGAAGAAGTCCAGCATATTTGTAATCTTCCCTGTTTAGAATATCTATGGTTAACAGCTAACCCTGTAGCGTCATCCATAGACTATAGAGTGAAAGTCATAGAACAGTTTAACGCGAGGATGACGGAGCTGTGCTTGGATAACGAGAAAGCGTCTGAGAAAGAATTAGACACAGCGAGAGTACTTCAAGCGTTAAGGGTTGTCAAAGAAGGTAAGACGCCCAGTTTCTTACAGAATAATAATACGACTCACAGTTTCCATAAGAGTTGA